GTCGGCGCGAATGGGACGCGGGGTGGGGCTGCCGACAGCGGATCGCTGGCCGTGGCCGAGCGGGAGCGGCTGACCAAGAAACGATAGCATCTGGAGGAGCGCGGGAGCGGAAATGGTCCGGGTGCCCCGCTCATACCGAGCAATCGTGACACGATCAACGCCAAAGGCGCGGGCAAGCTCCTCCTGGGTAACACCACGGGCCATACGCGCGTCACGCAGCGCCGCGCCAATCGTCTTGTTGAGCATCTGCTGGCTCTCGGTATCACGACTGGTCATAACAACGTTTCCTGCAAGGGTGGAAGCGCATCGTGATCGTCCGGCAGCAGCTCCGTCGCTTTCGCTCGAAGCCAGTCGAGGGCCTCGGCGTAACGGCTCGCCGGCAGCAGGGCGTACTTCGGCGTGCCGAGATCGATGCAGAACTGACCAAACAGACGAGCAAAGACCGCCTGCCCGGTCCGCTGCTCGTACCGCCGCGCCAGGCGCTGAATCGAGCGCTTGATCACTTCCTGCTGCGCTGCGGTAATCGTGATCGTGGTCGTAAACTGGTCTTGGAGATCGCCGAGCAAGTCCTCGATCGTATCCATCCGCTGCTCGTGGAGCGTTAAACGGTCATCTGTCCGGCTTTGCGCATCCAGGAGCGCCTCGCGGAGGAGCCGTAGCTCGAGCAGTGCGGTCGTAATCTGTTGTTGGACCGCGGCCACGGCAGGATCGGACGGCACCGGCTGCCTGCTCTGCACATCACCCCCGTAGAGCAGCGCCAGCACCTCGACCAATTCAAGCTGGTAGCGTACGAGCTTGGGCCGCACCTTGGGTTTGACCTGCGACGGCACGATCGTGGCAAGCCAGAAGGGGATGAAGCGGTGCAAGAGCGCCACGACGGGTCGCAACTGCTGCCCTCTGGGAACGCGCACGACCCGCAGGCCGTTCGCAAGTACGTCGTGCTCACGCAGGCGGTCGCTCTGGCTTTGGATATCCAGACCAAGCGCCTGACAGATCGTACGAACCGGAATCGCGACACCCTCACCTTCCAGGATCACCGCCGGGAGGGTGTCGCCGTCAAATTCGACCGTATTGAAGCGAACCATGGACATGGCCGGTTGCTCTTGTTCATCGGGCATGCTGATACCTCGCAAGCTCTATCGCCCTGGCTGTAACCACTGTGGCAACAGTAGCACGGGCATGCTGGAACGTCAGACATTTTGTAACCTCTATGGCTACGCTCGACCGCGCACAGGCAGAGATCAGTGTAACCTTTCCGGCTACAAACCGGTCGTACCAGCAGAGATGTAACCCCATTGGCTACACTGCATATGATGTCTACCTGGGCGGGCGTAACCAGATTGGCTACACACCGGGCGCAGCGACCAACGCACTCCCGGCACGTCGACCTCTGCGGGTGGTTCGAGCGGCACGATCCATCGCTTCTTCCAGCGCAACACCCGCCGCATCCTTCGGGTGGCTCATCCCGCCCTCAGTGTAGCACACTCTTCACAGAATGTGAAACATCACATGTGTGACATTTCACATTCTGTGAAACGTATGCTAGACTTACAAGCAACGCGGCAGCACGCCTGGCGCGGGAGCGGTGAGCGTCTTACGACACCGGCAGCGATCAACCAATCATGGCTGTTCTCGAATGGCTTGACATAAGTATCAAATCAGATCGTGTCCGTGCTCCGTCCACGGTCTTCGGGGAAGCGGACCGCTCGTTTGGTGTGTCGCCTCATCAGCGCCGTACGCCGGACCCGCTCACAGCGGCGATACCGTTTCTGAATGATATACTGAGCACGCCAGCGCGTGCCGATCCTGCTGGTACGGCATACCGTTCACGGCAAGCATAGCGTATGACAGCAAGGAAGGGATGGTGCATGTCTGAACCTGATGTTTTTCTCAACGAGCAACACTTACGCAGTGCGGATAGTCTCGCGTTTCGCTCGGTCGGCCTCGAAGCACTGGACCTGGATCGCGTGAGCCGTCATATTCAGGATGCCTTCAAACGTGGACGGTATCCCGAACAGTGGCCGACCGATCCCGTAAGTTACCTGTTGCTTCGCGGGTGTGCTATCGAGGTCGACGGCGCAAATTACCCCACGGTCGCCGGTGTGCTATGCTTTGGACGGGAGCCGCAGCGGCTGATCCCGGATGCGGTTGTTGATATTGCCCATTATCGCGGCACGGTGGTCGGACGCGAGCAGCTCATCCACTTCGAGAAGGACGTATCGGGCACGATCTTTGACCAGCTCCAGCGCATCGAGAGCTACCTCTGGCAGAATACTCACCATGGAATGAACACCGACAGCGACAGCTTTCAACGGCGCGAGTTGCATGAGTACCCGCGGGTGGTCATTCGCGAGCTGGCCGTCAACGCGCTGAGCCATCGCGACTACCATCTGACCGACACCTCAATCCGCATTACGCTCTTTCGTGACAGAATCCAGTGGGACTCG
The genomic region above belongs to Herpetosiphonaceae bacterium and contains:
- a CDS encoding phage antirepressor N-terminal domain-containing protein; amino-acid sequence: MPDEQEQPAMSMVRFNTVEFDGDTLPAVILEGEGVAIPVRTICQALGLDIQSQSDRLREHDVLANGLRVVRVPRGQQLRPVVALLHRFIPFWLATIVPSQVKPKVRPKLVRYQLELVEVLALLYGGDVQSRQPVPSDPAVAAVQQQITTALLELRLLREALLDAQSRTDDRLTLHEQRMDTIEDLLGDLQDQFTTTITITAAQQEVIKRSIQRLARRYEQRTGQAVFARLFGQFCIDLGTPKYALLPASRYAEALDWLRAKATELLPDDHDALPPLQETLL
- a CDS encoding ATP-binding protein, giving the protein MSEPDVFLNEQHLRSADSLAFRSVGLEALDLDRVSRHIQDAFKRGRYPEQWPTDPVSYLLLRGCAIEVDGANYPTVAGVLCFGREPQRLIPDAVVDIAHYRGTVVGREQLIHFEKDVSGTIFDQLQRIESYLWQNTHHGMNTDSDSFQRRELHEYPRVVIRELAVNALSHRDYHLTDTSIRITLFRDRIQWDSPGGLPPGVTVENILLQQKSRNRNISRVLYEAGYVEAFGQGLDIVVNVLRDEGMEAPRFEDIGAAFIVTVFGRKLETLQVGLYAHLPESHQRIMNYLRDHDEVPPMQLIEQFAPERSRRSVQRDLDQLVEAGLIAASGQGKARRYFIRGRKG
- a CDS encoding helix-turn-helix transcriptional regulator; this translates as MTSRDTESQQMLNKTIGAALRDARMARGVTQEELARAFGVDRVTIARYERGTRTISAPALLQMLSFLGQPLPLGHGQRSAVGSPTPRPIRADPALERLVAVLQERPELVATVEELLETLDVLPRS